From the genome of Calditrichota bacterium:
GTGCATTCCCGACTTGGGATTAACTGACGACAAACGCTTCTGGATGACAGGCGCATTTAGAATGGCTTCGAGCACAAGGTCCTCGGTTAGCATGTCGCGCTCGATCTCGTTACGCGCCTTGACCGTGAACATCACTCGGCGGGCAATCACAAGGCGTTTGATGCGAATAAGGGTATCGGACATCACGCACTGTGTAAGTTGCCGGACGATCGGCTGTTGTATAGCCATCCGCCGAGGGTGACGGTTGTGCCGACGCGAGCGCCGACGCGGGATACAGGGGTGATCAACTCATTCCTTCAGAGAATCGATGCGGCGATGACAGCGTCGAGGTGCAGGCACGTTCGGCTTCTTCAAAGGTCACCAATCATAATGTATCGAGCATCCCCGCATAGACTTAGGATAGATTGAATATGCTGATTCCAGTAGCGGCGCGCTGCATCGGGATCGGGCTCGCCCTCTGCATCTTCCGAAGGCTCGCTCCACCAGAAATCCTGTCTGCCCATTCGCTTCAATGTATCCCGCCGGTAAATAAACTCGAATATACCCGCCTCCCAATCCGCATTCCAATCGGCCAATTGGACAAGGTCATCAAGGAACTCCGACGGGAAGGCGCGAGTGTCGATGTGCTGCCGAGGGGAAGCAGGCTTGTCGATAAGGATGATGGTCATGGGAACTTTATTAATCGTAGATTGCGAAGGTCAAGCCACTCTTTGTCTTTTTGTAATAGACTACGATACTCGGCAATGACTCGGGTAATGCCCTCTTTACTTCATATGTATCAGGCTTGATCGAGACCGGCATTCCTCCTACCCAACCATCGATTCCTTGAGATTCCTCTTCAGCACTTGCCAATTGGTAATCCAGCCCTTTATCCTCTGCGATCCGCTTCAATATTGCTTCCTGGAATATTAGTGCTTATCCGTAAATAATTGACTTTTCGTCAATCGTTCCTTATATTGTTTCCCAAGGTGTTCAAACGGGGGTCTTATGCCTCGCATCGAATCTTGGGAAGTGTCAGATGCCTTCTGG
Proteins encoded in this window:
- a CDS encoding MjaI family restriction endonuclease, yielding MKRIAEDKGLDYQLASAEEESQGIDGWVGGMPVSIKPDTYEVKRALPESLPSIVVYYKKTKSGLTFAIYD